The genomic segment ACAATTAAATACTTATTACTTTAGCTATTTTAGAAGCTGTTTGTAGTCATAATTCATTATGGATACAAACAGGAAACAGAAATGTTTGTATCTATGATGGCTAAAGCAATTTGATTTGCTGATGATTTGCCACATAGAAATTATCTAGGTGGTAGATTAATAAAGCTTGTCGTTTATTTTGATATAAAATAAACACCCACTTAGATGATGTTTTCTCTAAGTGGGTGTTTTTGTTTTACCAGAAAAGTAAGATCAAATTAGGGGGATGAAGAGATGAGAACAAATGGAATGAAGAAAAAAATGCTTTTAGGATTGGCTACAGTTGCAACCGGATTGGTATTAGGAGCATGTGGCAATACAGAAGAAACAGGAACTACTGAAACAATAAATGTAGGTATATTGCAGTATATGGAACATGATTCTTTGTCTCAAGCACGCAAAGGATTTATTAGCGAGCTAGAGGACGCAGGGTATCTTGAGGGTGATAATTTAACCTTGAATTATCAAAATGCACAAGGAGATCAAGCAAATTTACAAAGTATGAGTGAAAGTTTAGTGGGAGAAAATGATGTGATTTTATCTATTGCAACACCAGCTGCTCAATCATTAGCAACTGTCACACAAGAAGACCCAATTTTATTTACAGCTGTTACAGATCCAGTAGATGCCGGATTAGTTGCGGATAATGAAGTTCCAGGCGGAAACGTAACAGGAACAAGCGATATGGTTCCGATTGAAGAACAAATTGCTTTGCTGTTGTCTCTGGCAAAAGATGCTAAAACCATTGGTATAATTTACAATTCCAGTGAACCTAATTCAAAAATCCAAGCAGATCTAGCACAAGAAGCCATTGAAGCTGAAGGCTTGGAAGTAAAATCGTTGACTGTTACAACTACGAATGATGTACAACAAGTAATGACTACGTTGGCTCAAGAAGTTGATGCTGTATATATTCCAACAGATAATACATTAGCAAGCACAATGCCGACAGTTGGTGAAATTGCTGAAAAATATCAATTGCCAGTAGTTCCAGGTTCTGCAGAAATGGTTGAAGCAGGAGGGCTAGCAACTTATGGTATTAACTATGAAGAACTAGGACGTCAAACAGCACAAATGGCCCTTCAAATCATTGAAGAAGGCGCAGATCCAGCAGAAATGCCAGTTGAAACATCTAACAAATTAGAACTAGTCATTAATGAAGAAGTGGCAAAATCATTAGGTATAGACCCTGAAAGTATTGTATTACCCGACTAACCGTAACGGATAAAGGAGAATTTAAAATGGATATTATTTTATCAAGTATTTCACAAGGCTTATTATGGTCTATCATGGCTATCGGCGTCTATCTTACCTTTAGAATTTTAGATATTGCAGATTTAACTGCTGAAGGAAGTTTCCCATTAGGGGCAGCGATATGTTCTGTTGCCATCGTATCTGGAATATCTCCTTTGGTAGCGAGTTTAATGGCATTGGGTGGAGGAATGATTGCTGGAGTCGTTTCAGGTTTATTACACACCAAGCTTAAAATTCCTGCTCTATTAACAGGGATTTTAACCATGACGGCCTTATATTCTATCAATCTCAGAATCTTGGGAAAAGCAAACGTCACTCTTTTAGGACAAGATACATTGATGCGGACTCTGCAGTCATACGGTTTAGAAAATCGTTTAGCCGTATTGATTGTTGGCGGGGTAGCAGTTGCACTGGTTATTCTAGTGTTGTATTTATTCTTTAGTACAGAAATAGGATTGGCCATACGTTCTACTGGAGATAATGAAGCGATGAGTGAAGCCAATGGTATTCATACAAATACTATGAAAATTCTAGGATACATGTTGTCTAATGGTTTGATCTCTTTGTCCGGTGCACTTATTGCCCAAAATAATGGATATGCGGATATTAGCATGGGTATTGGAACAATTGTAATTGGGTTAGCTTCAGTCATTATTGGAGAAGTTATTTTCCATCGCTTATCTTTTGCAAAACGCTTAGTAACAATTGCTATTGGGTCAGTTGTTTACCGTTTAATCATTGATTTAGTACTACAGTTAAACGTAGAACCTCAAGATATCAAGTTATTCTCAGCTATCATATTAGCCATAGCTCTTTCTACTCCATTAATTAAAAAGAAATCAAAAAGAGTTAGCACGAAAGGAGCAAAAGTACGATGACAGCTATCCTAGAATTGAAAAATATTCATAAAAGTTTTGAAGTAGGAACGGTTAATGAAAATCATGTATTAAAAGGAATAGATTTGACGATAAAAAAAGAAGAATTTATTACAATTATCGGAGGAAATGGAGCTGGAAAATCAACTTTATTAAATAGTGTAGCTGGAACGTATATGGTAGATGAAGGTGCGGTCATTATAAATGGTAAGGATTCTACTTATAAGAGGACTAATGAAAGAGCAAAAGATATTGGACGAGTATTTCAAGATACTAAGATGGGAACTGCAACACGTCTGACGATTGAAGAAAATTTAGCAGTCGCAGTCAATCGAGGAAAAAAAAGAGGGCTAACGTTAGGTGTAAAAGAGAAACAACGGGAATTGTTCAAAGAACAATTAAAATTCTTGGAATTAGGGTTAGAGAACCGGTTGAAAATGGAGGTGGGATTACTGTCGGGAGGACAAAGGCAAGCTTTAACATTGCTGATGGCGACCATAGTCCCACCAAAATTACTTTTATTAGATGAACATACAGCAGCGTTAGATCCAAAAACTAGTCAAATGGTATTAAAGTTAACGGATAAAATTGTTCGTGAAAAAAGATTAACTGCAATGATGATTACGCATAATATGGAAGATGCAATTGCTCATGGAACGAGACTAGTCATGCTTCATAATGGAAAGATAGTAGTAGATGTTTCTGGGGAAGAGAAGAAGAGTCTAACTGTACCAGATTTACTAGCTTTGTTTCAAAAGAACAGTGGCGACACTGTTACAGAAGATGCATTGATACTAGGGTGATTTTATTACAATTTTTTATTTGATAGTACTAAAAATGATTGGTTTTACTTAAATAAAAAAAAAAACATCAAAAGATGTTTTTTTTTATTTGCTGAGGCAATTAGTTTAGAGGACTTGAAATATATTAATTTGTGTTCCATTAAAGTTAAAGAAATCTGTCATTTTTTCAAAACAGCAATAAATATATCAGTCATCTTTTCTTTTAACCTAGCATTAATTTTTAAACTGATGCTGGAAGTTTTTCTCCAATTACAGCTAAACGTTCGGCAACATCTTCTTCGCTTAAGCTGTTACGTTTTACGTATAAGTTTGCTGGCGCTACGCGGCATTCATGACAGCATCCACGCATATATTTATGTTCATTTTCTTCTGAAGATAAGATTTGACGGTTACAAGCTGGATTTGCACAGTTTACATAGCGTTCGCAAGGGGTGCCATCGAACCAGTCACGACCAACAATCACATGTTCTTTATGGTTGACAGGAACACTGATGCGTTCATCAAATACGTACATTTGACCATCCCATAAATCGCCTTGAACTTCTGGATCTTTTCCATAAGTAGCTATTCCTCCATGTAATTGCCCAACGTCTTTAAAGCCTTCTTTAACTAACCAACCAGAAAATTTCTCGCAACGAATTCCACCTGTACAGTAAGTTACGACTCTTTTATCCATAAATTGTTCTTTATTATCACGGATCCATTGAGGCAG from the Carnobacterium inhibens subsp. inhibens DSM 13024 genome contains:
- a CDS encoding ABC transporter substrate-binding protein; amino-acid sequence: MRTNGMKKKMLLGLATVATGLVLGACGNTEETGTTETINVGILQYMEHDSLSQARKGFISELEDAGYLEGDNLTLNYQNAQGDQANLQSMSESLVGENDVILSIATPAAQSLATVTQEDPILFTAVTDPVDAGLVADNEVPGGNVTGTSDMVPIEEQIALLLSLAKDAKTIGIIYNSSEPNSKIQADLAQEAIEAEGLEVKSLTVTTTNDVQQVMTTLAQEVDAVYIPTDNTLASTMPTVGEIAEKYQLPVVPGSAEMVEAGGLATYGINYEELGRQTAQMALQIIEEGADPAEMPVETSNKLELVINEEVAKSLGIDPESIVLPD
- a CDS encoding ABC transporter permease, with protein sequence MDIILSSISQGLLWSIMAIGVYLTFRILDIADLTAEGSFPLGAAICSVAIVSGISPLVASLMALGGGMIAGVVSGLLHTKLKIPALLTGILTMTALYSINLRILGKANVTLLGQDTLMRTLQSYGLENRLAVLIVGGVAVALVILVLYLFFSTEIGLAIRSTGDNEAMSEANGIHTNTMKILGYMLSNGLISLSGALIAQNNGYADISMGIGTIVIGLASVIIGEVIFHRLSFAKRLVTIAIGSVVYRLIIDLVLQLNVEPQDIKLFSAIILAIALSTPLIKKKSKRVSTKGAKVR
- a CDS encoding ABC transporter ATP-binding protein, whose product is MTAILELKNIHKSFEVGTVNENHVLKGIDLTIKKEEFITIIGGNGAGKSTLLNSVAGTYMVDEGAVIINGKDSTYKRTNERAKDIGRVFQDTKMGTATRLTIEENLAVAVNRGKKRGLTLGVKEKQRELFKEQLKFLELGLENRLKMEVGLLSGGQRQALTLLMATIVPPKLLLLDEHTAALDPKTSQMVLKLTDKIVREKRLTAMMITHNMEDAIAHGTRLVMLHNGKIVVDVSGEEKKSLTVPDLLALFQKNSGDTVTEDALILG
- a CDS encoding rhodanese-related sulfurtransferase; protein product: MSKDYRVLLYYKYVHIENPEEYTAKHLAFCKEVGLKGRILVAEEGINGTIAGTYEITQQYMDEMHADPRFSDLVFKVDEEERAPFKKMFVRLRPELVSLNLEDDIDPNEVTGEYLDPKKFREAILDENTIVIDARNDYEYDLGHFRGAVRPEIRTFRELPQWIRDNKEQFMDKRVVTYCTGGIRCEKFSGWLVKEGFKDVGQLHGGIATYGKDPEVQGDLWDGQMYVFDERISVPVNHKEHVIVGRDWFDGTPCERYVNCANPACNRQILSSEENEHKYMRGCCHECRVAPANLYVKRNSLSEEDVAERLAVIGEKLPASV